AAAGAAAAAAAACTATCTAAGATTGCATTCAGTCATGTTGGATGTGAGAAAAATCTTGTTGATACTGAACATATGCAAGGCTTATTAGATAAAGAGGGTTATAAAGTTGACAGCAATATACATGATGCAAATGTCGTTGTTGTAAATACTTGCAGTTTTATTGAAACAGCTAGAGAAGAATCTATTAGAAAAATTCTAGAATATACAAATCAAGGAAAGAAAGTAATAGTTGCAGGCTGTATGGCTCAGCATTTTAAAGATGAGCTTATAAAAGAAATTCCTGAAATAAAAGGTTTGGTTGGAACAGGAGATTATCAAAAGATAGCCAAGGTTTTAGACAGAGTAGAAAAAGGGGAAATCGTTAATGAAGTTTCAAGAATACCTGAATTTATTGCAGATGAGGAAATGCCTCGTTTTGTAGATAAAAACAAATTTGTTGCTTATCTTCGTATTGCTGAAGGCTGCAACTATAATTGCGCTTTTTGTATTATTCCTAAGTTGAGAGGACCTCAAAGAAGTAGAACAATAGAATCTATAGTTTCAGAAGCCAAAAGTCTTGCAAAAAAGGGTATTCAAGAAATCATTTTAATTAGTCAAATAACAACTAATTATGGTCAGGATATTTATGGAAAACCATCATTAGCCAAACTTTTGAATGAGCTTTCTAAAGTTTCAATTCCTTGGATAAGGATACATTATGCTTATCCAACAGGTTTAACTGATGAAGTTATTAGAGCTTTCAAAGATTCAAAGAATATTGTGCCTTACTTTGATTTGCCGCTTCAGCATAGTCATCCAGATGTTTTGAAGAGTATGAATAGACCTTGGCAAGCTTCTTTGAATAAATCAATTTTGGAAAAAATTAGAGAAGAAATTCCATCTGCTGTATTAAGAACTAGTCTCATTGTTGGTTTCCCGGGAGAAAAAAAAGAACATTTTGAACATCTTCTCGAATTTTTGGATAGGCACAAATTTGATCATGTTGGAGTTTTTATTTTTTCACCTGAGGAAGGAACTGCAGCTTTTCATTTGCCAAATAAAGTATCTCCAGAGGTTTCAGAGGCAAGAAAAGATAACGTTATTTCAGTTCAACAAAATATCTCTAAAGAAAAAAATCAGACATATGTTGGTTCAAAAATGAAGATTTTGGTAGAACAAATATCAGATAATAACGAATTAATTGGTCGGTCCTACAATTTCGCGCCTGAAATTGACGGAACTGTAATTTTATCTGTTAAAGAGAAAATTGACTTGAAAAATTATATTGGCAAATTTGTTGAAGCAAATATTTCTTTTGCGGATGAATATGATTTATATGGAGAGACTATTAAAATTTTGTAGTTTTTTAAATTAATTTAACTGCTCTTAATAGCTTATCTAATGCGAAAGCAGCTCCAAAACCAAAACCAATAAATGCAAAATAGAAAATGATGTTCATTAATTTTTTTTATTTTTATTTAATTTAACATCAGATGAAAAGATTAGATTTTTTCGTTTAATTTCTTAATCTTGGATATATGGTAATTTTTTGTATAAACATTCTTCTGCTTTTTGTAGTTCCCGGCCTAAATATAGAGCATGATCGAATCTTGTTATTAAGTCATTTCTTTCTTCAGTGATCAATATTCCAAGTTGTTTCGCACTAATTCCTTTAAAAACTTCATTACAAACTCTTTTATTTTGAGAGTCGCATTTAATTGGTTCATTTGTTTCTGGGTCAAGCGCATATCCGTCATCATTAATATTATTTAGAAAGTGCTCTAAAATTATTTTATTTTCTTCTAAATCTACTTTTATAATGAAGTAACCGTTTGGATCTAAGTCTATATATCGGTGGGACAGACTATTATCAATCTTTATTTTTTCATCTAAACTTTGACTTGAATCCATTTTGGTAATTTAATTTCAAACTATATTACTAATATAATCTTTGGTAAAGCCGAATAATTTTTTATTTAAAGGGTATAGATTTATTTTCAAAATTAATTTCCATCTCGGTTTGTTTATTCATTTCATTTAGCCAAGGACTAATTATATTTTCCATATTTTTGTCAAACCACTTATGCAAGCTAATGGTGCTTTTTGCAAAAAACCCCCTCCGTCTTTTATGTTTACCACCTGCTCCAGGATCAAACAAATGGATACTATTTTTTATTGCCCATTCAATTGGCTGGTAATAGCATAATTCAAAATGTAAATTAGATATTTCTTCTTGACTACCCCAATATCTACCCCATAAGTTATTTTGATTTTTAACGCACATCGACATAGCAAAAATTTCATTTGAATCATGTTTTGATGCACTAAAAAGTAAAATATTTTTTTTATTATCAACCAGTGTTTCGAAAAATGTAGATGTTAGATATTTACTTCCCCAAACTCCCCACCTCGAACAATGCTGTTCATAAAAATTATGCATTTTTTTGAGGATTTCTTGGTTGATATCATCTTCATTAAAAATTTCTACTTTTATATCTTGTTTAGTAATTGATTTCCTCTCTTTTTTTATATTTTTTCTCTGATTAGAGTTAAATCTAGAAAGAAAATCATTAAATGTTTTTTCTCCATTACTCCTCCATTCACTGCTGGAATTTATCCATTCATGGTACCCCAATGATTTAAGATGGTTGCCCCAACTTTCATCAATATATAAAAAATTACAACTTAGAATTTTGTTTGTAATCGCAAAGCTTTCGATGTGGTTGATAAGTAAATTTGTAATTTCTTTCTTGTCTTTATTTTTTTTATAAAGAAATTGATATCCATTTACAGGACTATAAGGACTCATTCCAATTAATTTAGGGTAATAATTTAAATTCAGCTCTTGAGCCAATCTTGCAAATGATTGGTCAAAAATGAATTCTCCATAACTATGATTTTTTAAAAAAAGTGGGGCAATTCCATATATCTCTTCATTTTTAAAAGCAACAAAATATAGTGGCTGCCAACCAGTTTCTCTTGAAACACTTTTTGATATCTCAAGGTTTTTAATCCAAGTCCATTCATAAAATGGGTTATTAATTTCATTTGCTAATTCATTCCATATCTCCTTGGAGATTTCCTTAATTGATAATTTGACTTCAACTTTATGTATTGGTTGTTTCATTTATTATTGAATCTATTTTAAATTTTTTTGTAATGAATATTGATTTCATTATTCATTAAATTTTTAATTGATTTTATTTCCCATCGTCTTTCGAGATTAAAAATCGCATTTGTTTGTTCTGGAGGGATCCATGTATATCTACCTCCAATGATTCGTGGAATTATTGTAATTTTTATATCTGTTATTAGATCCTCTTTTATAAATGAATTTATAAGTTTTGCACCACCTAAAAGAGCTAAATCATTTATCCCTTGTTTTTTGAGTGAAATTAAAGTTTTTCCCCATGAATCTTCGAAAAAGAGTTCTTTTTCGAATTCATTATTCGACGAATTATCAACTTTACTTGAGCTTATTAGCCATCTTCTAATTGGTTGACGAAAGTATTTCCAATTACTGTTAAATTTTTTGCTATTTGAAGCAACTATAGAAATTGGTTGTCTTTTTGATATATTTACTTCGTCATTATCATTGAGATTTTTAACTAGGTAAGTTGATTGATGAGCTATTAAAGTACCTAAACCAAAAATGGTGGCGTCAACCATTGATAAGTTTTGATTTAATATTTTTTTATCTTCATCGCTTCCAAGATGAGATTCTCCACCTTCAGGAAATGCAATTCTACCATCAAGACTTGATGCTATAACAATTATTACTCTTGGGATACTCAAGTTTGTGTTACTAAATTATTTTCAAATTTCAATTTTAATGAATTGGTTAACTTTTGATCAACATAAATTTCTGCAGCATTATTTGGGCTCTCTTGGAGTCTTATTTTGTGTAATGTTGCACCAAGTTGATGTATTGGTTTTTTAAGAATATCAGAAATATATAAAGCTATATTTTCAGCAGTTGGAACACAATTATGGAAAAATTCGATGTCTTTATTAAGAAAAGTATGATCTAGTTGCTCAACAACTAAATCATTAATTATCTCTTGGAGGGCAGATAAGTCGCAAACCATTCCTGTTCTTTTATCAATGTCTCCTTTTACAGTTATATCGACAAGATAATTATGACCATGTCCATTAACTCTGGCACATTTCCCATAGATTTTTTTATTTTCATCAAAGGATATCTCTTCTTTTGCAAGTCTATGAGCTGCTGCAAAATGAGTTTGTACTGTTAAAAATGCTTCCATGTTTTTTCCAAAATAATCTGCCCATAAATTTGGGTTTTCATAAAGTCTTAGACTTGTAAGAGGTAAATCATCCTTTAGACGATGCCAAATGACCTTTACTAATGCTTCAGTTGTAGGAAGTATACCCTCTTGGTTATCAACATTAAATTCAGGCCAGACATCATTTAAGAAACGAAAATCTAATTGTCCAGTAACCTTATCTTTAATAGAGTGTTTTACATCAGAGAGATTAAGTACCATTCCATCAGAGTCTAGTTCTCCTCCCATTGAAACAATAAGCTCATAATTATGACCATGTCCTGGTGCAATACTGCACTTTCCAAAAAGAGATAAATTTTCTTCTGGGCTTTTTTCAGGAAGCCAATAACGGTGACTAGAACTAAAGCAGGCACGTCGAGTTATGACGCATTCACGTCCTTTTCCATGTAATGGTTTGGATTGTGTAGAAGTCATACCTGTCTGCGATAATACTATCTTAAGGTTTTAAATACGCTTTTGTCTTTATGGAACAATCCATTATCGAAAAAACACTTCATACTATTAAGGGCAGAAGCATATTTTTAATAGGAATGATGGGTTCTGGTAAGTCACAAACTGGTTTGAAGCTGGCTGAATTATTGAAGTATAGATACATTGATTTAGATTCATTAATAGAGAAGGTGGCAAAAAAATCTATCAATCAAATTTTTAATGATGAAGGAGAAGATAATTTCCGTGAATTAGAAGCAAACTGTCTTCAAGAAACTATCAAAATTCCTTCATTAGTAATCTCAACTGGGGGAGGAATAGTTACCAAATCGGAAAACTGGGGAATCTTAAGACAGGGAATAATTGCTTGGATAGATCTCGATAAAGATATAGCAATTGAAAGATTGAAAAATGAAATTGAAAATAGGCCACTTCTTCAGGGAAAGAATCTAAAAGATTTATATATGAGCATTTTTCAATCTAGAGAAAATTTGTATTCTCAAGCAGATTTAAGAATTCAAGTAAAAAAAGAAAATATTGAAGAAGTTGCTATGAAAATAATTAATGCAATTCATAAAGAAATAATTAGTTAATCTGGTTCAATTCTTACTGCAAACCATTTGATAACGTATCCTAATTTTATTTCTAATTCATAAGTGCTTTCCAATAATTCTTCAAAAAATTCCTGATCAGGATCTTCAATATTTTGATATATTGTTTGTGTTTCTGTCTTACTAAGCCAATTCTTTAACCATAAAATTGCTTCTTGCTTTGATACAATTTTTTCTTTTGAATCTGGCTCTAATAATACATAATGGTCTGATGCTCTTATTAGTGGATTTGACATAATGAAAATTCTTCTTGGATTAATTCTTTGCTTGATTTTTCAAGGAATTTTTTTAGAAAGTTCTTTTGCTCTGGTAGATTCTAATTTACGCGAGTTTTTGGAGAATCGTGTAAATCAATGGCCAGAATTATATTTGCCAAATTTTAAATTATCGGATACTTCTAAGGATTTAATTTATCCTAAATGGTTCGAGGGGAATTGGCTTGTTACTTCTCAAGATATAGTTAATGATTCAGAAGAGCCAGTTGTTTATAAAGTAAATTTTTTTAAAAATGATTCAGATTTAATTGTTGGTAATCGTGCAAAAAATTCTGAATCTATTGGAAAAGCAATATTTGGTGAAACCTTAATCAAGGTTGTAAATGACCCTCAATCTATTAATAATCAAATTACCTATTTAAAAGATGATTTTTATATCGATTCAAGAATTATAGGGAGAAATCAGATTAAAGATGAAGATATTTTTTTCGCAGATGAGCTAGTTATACAAACAGCACATAAGCCAGGTGTTTCAAGGATTAATCAGGTAGAGACCATTAGTAAATTTCAAAAATGTTCCGAAGAAATATTGGAAGTTGATAATTCAATCAAACCATCAATTTGTGGAGTGCAATATGTTGCTTCTTATGGTTCAAAAGTTGGTGATTCTTCTATTCATGCTATAAAAACAAATAAATATAAATTGAAGTTTGAATTTATTGAGAGTTAGCACTAAAAAGATATTCTTCTAAGTTGTTCCTCCAAATGAAAAGATTTTCTAAGTAAGGGTTGTTTATGTATTCTTGGCTTCCTTCTCCTGAAAGAATTGGTCCTGCAGACTTTGGAAATTTAAGAAGGGATAATTGAGCAGCAATTGAAATATCTGCAATTGATAAACTATCTCCAACTAAATATTTCTTGTTGATCAAGGATTTTGATAAAGCTTCCAGTAATTTTTGGAGTTCTAAATTATCTTTAGAAGACAAAACTACATTAGAAATTTTACTAAGATTTTTAAAAGGTAATTTATCAACAATACTTTTAACTGAAGAAGGTATTTCATCTGGAAGTAATGCAGTTCTTAGCTGTGGATTTTCTATTGCAGATTTAATTAAAGCTTTTCTACAAGTTGTAGCCATTGTAGTATCTGCCCAGTCTTCAATTAGTTTGCATTGTGCAAATAATATTGGATCCTCCGGAAAGAGTGGGTTGTTTTCATTTTTCTTATCTAAATATACGCAAATAGTTGAAGAGTCATTAATAACTTGATCATTACTATCAACTATTACAGGTACTTGTTTTTGACCTGATAATTTAAAGATTTCAAATTGGCCAATTCCAGGTGTTACTTCTTCAACTCGATATTGTAGTTTTTTTGCATGAAGAGCCATTCTTGTTTTTAAACAAAAAGCACTATGCCTAAATTGATATAATGTAATCATGCTGTTTAATGTTTGTTAAAACTTAGCTAAAAAAGTAATCTATTTGTGGAGCTGATGGGCGAATTTTTCTCTAATGTTGCGAGATATCCAAAGTATTTGATTTCTATCATTGTTGGGGGACTTGTTGCTTTGCTTGAACCTTTATTCAAGAATAGATCAAATCCACTCACAATAGTAGGTTTGATATCTTCTGTCTTAAGTGCTTTCATAACTGTTTATTTTGTCTTGCAAGCGATGACAAACCCAATAAATTTACAACCATAATGCCAAATAATTACCGTCTTGCAAAAGTTTCTTCTCTTTTGAAGAAAGAAATAACCCTTATTTTGCAGAATGATTTAGAAAATGATCTTATTAGAGATCATTTCGTCAATATTTCTAAGATTGATTTATCAGGTGATTTGCAACACTGTAAAATTTATATAAGTTCAACTGCTGAAGAGAAAGTAAGGAAAGAGATTGTGGAAAACTTAAATACTGCTAAAAGCTCTATAAGGCATAGTTTAGGAAAAAGAATTGAGATGAGAAGAGTTCCAGAGATAATTTTTAAAGACGATGTTGTTCTTGATAAAGGATTATCAGTCTTGAAACTTCTCGATGAATTAAAAAGTAAAAATCAAACTAATAATTTTGAGGACAAGGATGCCAAAAGTTGATCTTCCCCTTGATCAAAGAAATATAATTATTACTCGATCAAAAGAAGGGATATTGGATATAAAAAAGATATTCATAAGCAAGGGCGCTAATGTATTTGATTTGCCTGCAATAAGTATTGGTGATCCTGATGATTTGAAACCTCTTGACGAAGCATTAGATCAAATAAATGATTTTCATTGGATTATTTTTTCCAGTAGTAATGGGATTAAATTTGTGGATAAAAGACTTAGATACTTTAATAGTTCATTAAAAGAGTGTTCTAAGAAAACAAAAATCGCTGTAGTCGGAGAAAAAACTTCAAAAACTCTTGATAATTTTGGGATTAAGGCTGATTTCATACCTCCAGAATTTGTTGCTGAGAGTTTAATTGATAATTTCCCCGTATCTGGTTATGGACTTAGAGTCTTTGTACCAAGAGTCCAAACAGGTGGTAGGGATCTAATTGCAGATCAATTTAGAAAGGCTGGTTCCCGTGTATTTGAGGTTGCTGCATATGAAACTAGATGCCCTGACTCAATTCCAGAAGAAACAATTGACATTATTTCTAATCGAAAAGTCGATGCAATAATTTTCTCAAGCGGTAAAACCGTATCAAATTCTGCTTTGTTACTAGAAAAAAAACTGGGTAAAGAATGGTTAGGATATTGTGATGAAATTAAGTTATTAACTATTGGTCCTCAGACAACAAAAGTATGTAACAAGATTTTTGGAAGAGTTGATGGTCAGGCACAAAAATATACTTTTGAAGGACTACTAGATACAGCAATTAATATTTTTAATTAGAAAGATCTTTTGTATAGTTCTTTTCAACTAAATCTTTGAATCTATCAATATTGGCCTGTAATTCATTTGTAACCATTTTTCCTAATATATTCTCTTCCATAAACCGAGCAATCATTTTAGGTAGCTCATAAGTTATGGCTAAATTTACGGTTGTGATTTGATCACTTTTACTTTGAAAAACTACTGATCCCTCAGTTGGTAAACCTCCTATTGATTTCCATTTAAGTTTGCTTTTTTCGATCCTTTCTGTAATTTGAGCTTTCCATTTAAACCTAAAGCCATTTGCAGCCAGAGTCCACTCTGTTAAATCTGGTAATGTACTAGTTTCTTCATCAACTGTTTTTACAGATTCAATCCAGCTCATCCAAAGTGACATTGAGTCTAAATCGCTCCATGTATTCCATACATTTTCAAGAGGTGCATTAACAACGGTTATTACGTCATGTTTTAGCCAAGTACCCATAAATTAACTTACTGCAAGATTTTTTGCTAATTCTGCTTTCTTCTCTAAAATTGCAGCAGCAGCTAAATGACCACTCATTGTAGCTCCCTCCATAGAGTCTATGTAATCTTGTTTTGTGTAACTACCAGCCATGAAGAAATTAGGTATAGATGTTTTTTGATCGGGTCTGAAAGGTTCCATGCCGGGAGATTCTCTATAGAGTGATTGTGGAATTTGTACTACGTTACTCCAAAGTAATTTAAGGTTTTTTGATGATGGGAAGAGACGGCGCACCTCTTTATCTATTTCTTTTGTAATCCTTTCTGTAGATCTTCCCATCCATCTATCGCCGGGAGTTAAAACACATTGTAGAAGTGATCCCATATCTTTTTTCCTGTAATCTACTGGACTGGCTAGAGCTAAATCAGCAAAACAACTGAAAGAAGCATCTGCAGAATAAAGAAGGTTATCTAGTCCAGTTGGTGTGTTTACGGTATTTTCTTTTTGTAATTCGGTAACCCAACCGTCGTATCTTAATTGGATTGTGGCAACAGCGACTGCTCGAAGTTTTTTTAAACCTTCAAATTCTTTAAATTTATACCATTCTTTTGGAATTATTTTTTTTATGCCAGGAACATCACAGGCAGCAAGAAATTTATCAGCAAATACTGCCTTAAGTCCTTCAGGAGAAGATATTTTTAA
This region of Prochlorococcus marinus str. GP2 genomic DNA includes:
- a CDS encoding glutathione S-transferase family protein, which produces MITLYQFRHSAFCLKTRMALHAKKLQYRVEEVTPGIGQFEIFKLSGQKQVPVIVDSNDQVINDSSTICVYLDKKNENNPLFPEDPILFAQCKLIEDWADTTMATTCRKALIKSAIENPQLRTALLPDEIPSSVKSIVDKLPFKNLSKISNVVLSSKDNLELQKLLEALSKSLINKKYLVGDSLSIADISIAAQLSLLKFPKSAGPILSGEGSQEYINNPYLENLFIWRNNLEEYLFSANSQ
- the petL gene encoding cytochrome b6-f complex subunit PetL; the encoded protein is MNIIFYFAFIGFGFGAAFALDKLLRAVKLI
- a CDS encoding GNAT family N-acetyltransferase, translating into MKQPIHKVEVKLSIKEISKEIWNELANEINNPFYEWTWIKNLEISKSVSRETGWQPLYFVAFKNEEIYGIAPLFLKNHSYGEFIFDQSFARLAQELNLNYYPKLIGMSPYSPVNGYQFLYKKNKDKKEITNLLINHIESFAITNKILSCNFLYIDESWGNHLKSLGYHEWINSSSEWRSNGEKTFNDFLSRFNSNQRKNIKKERKSITKQDIKVEIFNEDDINQEILKKMHNFYEQHCSRWGVWGSKYLTSTFFETLVDNKKNILLFSASKHDSNEIFAMSMCVKNQNNLWGRYWGSQEEISNLHFELCYYQPIEWAIKNSIHLFDPGAGGKHKRRRGFFAKSTISLHKWFDKNMENIISPWLNEMNKQTEMEINFENKSIPFK
- a CDS encoding RibD family protein; translation: MSIPRVIIVIASSLDGRIAFPEGGESHLGSDEDKKILNQNLSMVDATIFGLGTLIAHQSTYLVKNLNDNDEVNISKRQPISIVASNSKKFNSNWKYFRQPIRRWLISSSKVDNSSNNEFEKELFFEDSWGKTLISLKKQGINDLALLGGAKLINSFIKEDLITDIKITIIPRIIGGRYTWIPPEQTNAIFNLERRWEIKSIKNLMNNEINIHYKKI
- a CDS encoding uroporphyrinogen-III synthase; its protein translation is MPKVDLPLDQRNIIITRSKEGILDIKKIFISKGANVFDLPAISIGDPDDLKPLDEALDQINDFHWIIFSSSNGIKFVDKRLRYFNSSLKECSKKTKIAVVGEKTSKTLDNFGIKADFIPPEFVAESLIDNFPVSGYGLRVFVPRVQTGGRDLIADQFRKAGSRVFEVAAYETRCPDSIPEETIDIISNRKVDAIIFSSGKTVSNSALLLEKKLGKEWLGYCDEIKLLTIGPQTTKVCNKIFGRVDGQAQKYTFEGLLDTAINIFN
- a CDS encoding DUF6816 family protein — protein: MKILLGLILCLIFQGIFLESSFALVDSNLREFLENRVNQWPELYLPNFKLSDTSKDLIYPKWFEGNWLVTSQDIVNDSEEPVVYKVNFFKNDSDLIVGNRAKNSESIGKAIFGETLIKVVNDPQSINNQITYLKDDFYIDSRIIGRNQIKDEDIFFADELVIQTAHKPGVSRINQVETISKFQKCSEEILEVDNSIKPSICGVQYVASYGSKVGDSSIHAIKTNKYKLKFEFIES
- a CDS encoding chlororespiratory reduction protein 7, yielding MSNPLIRASDHYVLLEPDSKEKIVSKQEAILWLKNWLSKTETQTIYQNIEDPDQEFFEELLESTYELEIKLGYVIKWFAVRIEPD
- a CDS encoding DUF4346 domain-containing protein; translated protein: MDSSQSLDEKIKIDNSLSHRYIDLDPNGYFIIKVDLEENKIILEHFLNNINDDGYALDPETNEPIKCDSQNKRVCNEVFKGISAKQLGILITEERNDLITRFDHALYLGRELQKAEECLYKKLPYIQD
- a CDS encoding SRPBCC family protein, producing MGTWLKHDVITVVNAPLENVWNTWSDLDSMSLWMSWIESVKTVDEETSTLPDLTEWTLAANGFRFKWKAQITERIEKSKLKWKSIGGLPTEGSVVFQSKSDQITTVNLAITYELPKMIARFMEENILGKMVTNELQANIDRFKDLVEKNYTKDLSN
- a CDS encoding 6-pyruvoyl trahydropterin synthase family protein, producing the protein MTSTQSKPLHGKGRECVITRRACFSSSHRYWLPEKSPEENLSLFGKCSIAPGHGHNYELIVSMGGELDSDGMVLNLSDVKHSIKDKVTGQLDFRFLNDVWPEFNVDNQEGILPTTEALVKVIWHRLKDDLPLTSLRLYENPNLWADYFGKNMEAFLTVQTHFAAAHRLAKEEISFDENKKIYGKCARVNGHGHNYLVDITVKGDIDKRTGMVCDLSALQEIINDLVVEQLDHTFLNKDIEFFHNCVPTAENIALYISDILKKPIHQLGATLHKIRLQESPNNAAEIYVDQKLTNSLKLKFENNLVTQT
- a CDS encoding shikimate kinase, which gives rise to MEQSIIEKTLHTIKGRSIFLIGMMGSGKSQTGLKLAELLKYRYIDLDSLIEKVAKKSINQIFNDEGEDNFRELEANCLQETIKIPSLVISTGGGIVTKSENWGILRQGIIAWIDLDKDIAIERLKNEIENRPLLQGKNLKDLYMSIFQSRENLYSQADLRIQVKKENIEEVAMKIINAIHKEIIS
- the rbfA gene encoding 30S ribosome-binding factor RbfA; this encodes MPNNYRLAKVSSLLKKEITLILQNDLENDLIRDHFVNISKIDLSGDLQHCKIYISSTAEEKVRKEIVENLNTAKSSIRHSLGKRIEMRRVPEIIFKDDVVLDKGLSVLKLLDELKSKNQTNNFEDKDAKS
- a CDS encoding DUF751 family protein, with the protein product MGEFFSNVARYPKYLISIIVGGLVALLEPLFKNRSNPLTIVGLISSVLSAFITVYFVLQAMTNPINLQP
- the rimO gene encoding 30S ribosomal protein S12 methylthiotransferase RimO, whose amino-acid sequence is MKQNSLNLKEKKLSKIAFSHVGCEKNLVDTEHMQGLLDKEGYKVDSNIHDANVVVVNTCSFIETAREESIRKILEYTNQGKKVIVAGCMAQHFKDELIKEIPEIKGLVGTGDYQKIAKVLDRVEKGEIVNEVSRIPEFIADEEMPRFVDKNKFVAYLRIAEGCNYNCAFCIIPKLRGPQRSRTIESIVSEAKSLAKKGIQEIILISQITTNYGQDIYGKPSLAKLLNELSKVSIPWIRIHYAYPTGLTDEVIRAFKDSKNIVPYFDLPLQHSHPDVLKSMNRPWQASLNKSILEKIREEIPSAVLRTSLIVGFPGEKKEHFEHLLEFLDRHKFDHVGVFIFSPEEGTAAFHLPNKVSPEVSEARKDNVISVQQNISKEKNQTYVGSKMKILVEQISDNNELIGRSYNFAPEIDGTVILSVKEKIDLKNYIGKFVEANISFADEYDLYGETIKIL